In the genome of Mangifera indica cultivar Alphonso chromosome 9, CATAS_Mindica_2.1, whole genome shotgun sequence, the window GCGGTGGGTGTTGTGGTGGTTTAGaggtggaggtggtggtggtggacgGTGGTGGCATGAGACTGGAAGAAGAGGTGGTGGACGGTGGTGGCTTCAGACCAGAAGAAGAGGAACGTTGTTTTTTCTTGCCCATTCTTGGAGAGAAATCAGAAATTGCAATGAGTTTGTAATTTTTCTGGCCGGTTTTCTTGTGAAGGAGAAAAATAAAGGATTGAAATGAGCGGGAAATAGAATGGAAGGAGGGCAATATAGGACATTCGGTGTGTAAAATTCAACTAACAAAAACAGAAACTTGAACTGGAGGACTGattcataatattcaaaaagtaAATATTACAACCATCATTCATgagtataataatattttgttacaaTAATACTTTGTATACTAACTAATATATACAAACCAACGTatcattttgaattatatataaaaacacactAAATCACATCATGATATGACAATTTACTTGTAACCCTTGTCCAGATTCATTTCTTTATGAAGATTCTACCATATTAACATGAAGTTTCAGCCTACTTCCCCAGTAGCTTTTCAGTCTCGAGTCTTCAAATCTCATAGACTTCCAATGGAAGTAATGATACAATAAATTAGACCAGCCTCCTTAAGCaaggagaatttttttttgtttgagttaatACAAGGTACTGTAAATGGTAAACAGAAAAAATACAGGCCATTTGTAAGATATGCAGCACCACTGTGATTATCTATGGATGAGCAGAATCAAAATCTTTCAAGCTATCATTTTTTACCATTTGGTTTTGGTGATGGGTGGGAATGATGATACGGAGACGCAAGACCATTTGGATTGGATAGACTTCTCATTGGTGGTTGTCCGTTCCTTGTGATGAATCCTACCTGTGTTCTAATGCCGTTATTAGAATTCCGGATGGACCTGTTATGATCTGCTGGCAGAGATTGGAGGTAAGAGGAAGAGCTGGCCATGTCCTTGAGATTGGGTAATGGTTTCAATGCTTCCACAACTTCACTCATCCGGGGTCTGCTTTTGGGGTCACGACTCAAGCACTGGGCAGCCAGCTGGGCAGCTTTCTGAGAACCTTTGATTGAAAAGTGACCTTCAAGGCGAGGGTCTAATAATTGGTAGAACCTCCTCTTGTCTCCAAAATGTGGCCTTGCCCATTCCACCAGATTGTGTTCCCCGTTTGGTCTGTTTTTATCCATGGATCTTCTGCCAGTCAGCATTTCCAGTAAAACCACTCCAAAGCTATAGACATCACTCTTTGATGTCAAATGTCCTTCATCCATGATCACCAAATAATGATTAAAGTTCATTTAAAAAAtccatagaaaaaaaaatattcatcactCACCTGTCATCACATATTCTGGAGCAGCATAACCGTAGGTTCCCATTACTCGAGTGGATACATGAGTTTTACCTTCCTCAGGAGCATCTTTGGCAAGTCCAAAATCAGAGAGTTTGGCATTGTAATCCTAAAATGTCAActgttttagaaataaaaaaataggtaaCCAGATGAATTTCAATTGTGAATATTTGACATACTGCATCTAATAAAATGTTCGATGTTTTAAAATCACGATATATCACAGGTTTTTCAGCTTCTTCGTGAAGAAAGGCAAGGCCCTTTGCAGCACCTAATGCAATCTTCATTCTGATAGACCAAGGAAGAGGCAAGGACCCTTCTGCATATACCACGTTAGTCACCAGATAACATTAAATATCAATCATGAGCAAGAATTACGATACTATATAAACAACTTCATTTTGtcaatatatattcttatagtgtctggaaaaaaaaggaaagaattctTCCATCCCGTGGAAGTAAAATGCCTCCATCAGACAGAGTGGTAAGCACAATGAAAATTAAGAATATCTCAAACTGTATTCACCACCATCATGAACAAGACTAATTATAACACTTCCAAGCAAATCCCACATGAACATGAGAAAGATGAcgtgtatgtatgtgtattcCCACATTACTTTGGGATGATAAGACAAAACTAGTTTAATAATCTTTGAGTTCTTAGACTATTAAAATGTATTTTGAGTTgtaaaatcaaaaaacaaaggcaacaaaaattaaataccaAAGTCTCTATGCTTTGAAGTAGTATTTTTTTCCAGACACATGTCAACATAGAAGATACCAGGATCTAATTGCCGTGCAATTTAAAGaggtgaaaatgaaaataaaagatcCACCATCAACATTCTTGCCACAATATTGGATGAACCTTGTAACACTCTAGATCTTTTCTACAAACTAAGAAAAGATAGGCTGGGTAGAAACCATAATCTCACAAATTGAGAAAACTGGATATTCAGCTAGGAGAAATTAGctacattaaaaattaaaccatTCAATCGATACAATTCTGTGATTAGATGATCAGCCACATACTTCTAAAGAGGTGGTTCTCCAAACTCCCTCTAGGCATGAACTCGTATACCAGTAACCTTTGATCGTCTTCGATGCAATAACCAACCAATTTAACCAAATTTGGATTGAGGAGGTTGCCCAGGAAATTAACTTCAGCCTGTTATATCCAGAGAAAACAAAAGGTTCTCGATGAgtaatgaaaacaaaagaacCAGAAGTGTGATTCCtaagattaataaaaagatGTGGAGGAATAAAATTAAAGGAAGCTCATACTAGCCATTCTTTATGACCCTGAAGTCCATCATGATTTAGGGTTTTAACTGCAACGGTAAGCCCAGTTCCAGGTTTTACAGGAGCAGTCCCATTTTCCTCAACCCAACCTTTGAAGACACAACCAAACCCACCTTCACCTAGAAGACTCTCTGGTCTGAAATTCCTAGTTGCTAACCTAAGATTGTTAAATGTGAACTTCCGAAGCTGAGAAGCAATCTTCAGCTCCTCACTGAATTTCGGAGTGGATGAAGTACTTTCTGCATTACTTGTGGTTGTAGACGACACAGGAACAACTGGTAggtttcttcttttctcatttGGAGATTTATTAGCTGCTGATCAATACAATCACCACTTCAATAAAAAACACACATATATaccataaaagaattaaaataacatcacaATGCTCAACTTCATTGACTATCATTGTACCTTTTTGTTAATGCATTTATTGTAAACCCCCACCAAAAAGGCCAAGCATATTGCTCCTATTATCTAGGAATCAATAGACAAACTGATTGCTATCAAGTAGCCATATACAAAACTTAGCATgtgataaataaaaagaaatccACAGACATGCTGCAATAGTAAATGATCACAACATATTATCTTGGCTTAACCAATCAAACAACACATACACCATATGAAGATCATAATTGTAACATCATGGTTAATATCCTAACCCACAATTAAGATATTGTCTGTTTTAGACACACAGTCCATGTGTTTTGATAGCTTAGGAGATCACAAACTATCTAAACAATGTTTTCTTAACATCCTAAGCAATGTAAGATGGCCGTAATACACAGCACCTCTCTTGTGCTTGGTTGATGTTGCCTAGGGGTGTtgcaaaaatcaaaatcaataagtGAAGATATATCAGAAAGACTcaatttctttccaaaaacaGAAACCAAAAGATTTCTATTAACATGTGTTCCACTTTGAACAGGCTATGTCATTTCAACCGATGATGCtgatataaaaggaaaaattagaTTCAGAAGAAAACCAGcacttatcatataattttgacaaaaaaaatcaagttcATTGCTTTACAACTGTTATAAAAATCACTGATCTGCATAAATTCTATCCCAAAAATCCCAGTAACTTACTACACATCTTTACTTGTTCATGAACCcaaaaagataaagtaatatcttcACACTCAAACTTCAAAGTTTTTAGCAACAACACTTACCATAGTTGACACTAGTACCACTCATGGAACTATCAACTTCTGACCTTGAAGGCATGCAACTCTCTAGAATCCTGAACCTAATCCAACACCcaacttcatcttctttttcagCTCCATCTTTGATCTTCTTTTTCAcctttcttaatttattattattactactaCTATGCACTTCCCAGTTCTTAACCTTTACAGTCTGACTCAAACCCATCACCACAAAAACTCAAAGGCTCAACTTCTCATAACTCATAATAGCAAACAACTTTAgcaaaataacaacaaaaaaccCGTCTCAAAACACTTAAAACAATCAACAATAAGTAAAAGAAACAACACCCATCTTCACAACAAAGAAACTATTGATCAGCCTCTAAAAACTCACAAAAGCAAAAAACttcagataaaacaaaaaaatcccATCTCAAAAACACATTAAAGAATTGATAATAAGTGCAACGTAATGACACCCAAGTAGGAAAATTTAGTCAAAGGCTAAGAGAGAAAGGGGGTGCCTGAGAAAGAGGGAAAGTGTCAGGACGGGCAGAAGGGGCAGGTTGAAACAGATAGAAAGGTAGGTTGggcaagagaaagagaaagagattttGTTTGTTGGTCATAACAGTAACTTTGGCATATTCCAGACAAGAAAATCCACATCTGCTCTAAAATCATTTAAGTGCAAAAGTGGATACATCACCAACAGACAGGAAAGCTACAGAACTCAACTGTCTCAGATGCAATATCTGACTTTACATTACCGGTTATTACTTAGTAAGATCCatattttttcttccaaaatcAGAGATTTACAggatttattcttttatatttttcagcaAAGTATTCTTGAAGTGGATTTTAAGGTTTCTTCTTGTCCCACTgtgattaaatatatttaataggGCCAAAATTAGCTTCAAAACATATTGAAAGAATTCATCCTTTTcacacatatataatatatataatccaCAAATCTACTTATCTcggttcaaatttaaaaaatctaattcaaacttttttaaactAACGATGAATTGGATTGAAGTTATCTTCCCTCAGATTTGACTCATCTGAACATAACATCAAAGGAGGTTAGCTTAGCTTTAATCCACTCCTAATCATGAGgtcaatattataaatatatggcaaatgaaatttgtttgtattatagTTCTGGGTGGAGTTATGTTACACCTGCAAAGTGTAAAGTTGTGGATGAACCAATGAGAATGTGACTTGTAAGCTTCTATTCacctaatataaaaaatatatattaaggaGATCGTTGCTAAATGGACTAGTGAAGTGAAGTGGTGCCATTTTCTTAAGTAGTGGGCACTTCATTCATTCAATTAGCAGCTTCGGCTTCTCTTTGTTCACATTCAGTTGCCTAATTTCTTACAAATTCAGTTAAGATTAATTGATTCAAATCACAACAAGAGGTTAAAATGCTCCTATTAAAATGGGAGTCTGAGAGCATGGTTTGTTGGATTAATCTTCTCAAGATTTACCATAGTGGGATCCACTGAATGGGGTTggtttttgtaaaaattaaattaaactgtgCAAGTTTATAAAGATGCAAGCATAAAAACAAGTTGAGCTTAGTCAACAACGACGGGAGAACATTGTCACGAAGTTAAATGTGTTTCATTTATTTGTCACCTATAACAAATTGttaacattttcttggttaAATTATACTTTGTTTCAATTGCTTTGGAGCTTTTaagttgtttaatttgtttttattttttaatggggTTGGTTTGTTTTCTGCTAAGTTGGTTCACATGGTGAAAGTTtaaatcttttctcttttatggTTATGGGTAGCAGAAGTAGGGCAGAACAGAAGATCTCTGTTTCGTTTGATTTAGGTAGCTTAATAAAAGCCACAAGCAGCACTGGCTTATTCCTTCAAACACAAGAAATTCCCCAGATTTGAGACACTGACAagagaaaatcatactcaataccaaaaatataaaaacaaatactaGTAAAATAGCTGCATAAACTAAGAACAAAGCAAGTGCATTTAACTATGAAAGAAACAGAAATAACTGCGAATTCCGCATtcaagaaaagaagaataagacAATTAGCAGCCGAATAATCAAATGAAATCTTTTACAAAGGGTAAACTTATAGCTAACCTTGATGGTCCAAAGCTAAAGGTCAAGGAGGAGCCTGAGCCTTAGAGACTGCGAGAGGGAGGAAAACGAAACAGTGAGTTGGTGCGGcggaattgaagaaaaaaaactgGGAAAAAAATGGAGATGCGGGGCATCAATCGCGGTACCTCTCGCATGCTAAGCGAGCGCTCTACCATCTGAGCTACACCCCCAGTTGATGGTCAGTcgcaataataattataagattgtCATTTTATGAAGCAGACGGATGCAACACTGACGATCAAACTGCAGCAAATTGCTACAAAGAAGACTCTCACTACAACATCCCAGTCCTCTCCAGAAACAAAATGCCCACTTCAAAAATGCTCTCAAGTTTTGTTCTATCAACATGAATTTTTCGCATTTGAATGagaatttttgaattcaaatggTCATTTGGTCAGTTTAACTTGACATGAGAGCGTGAAAAATAATTGATCCATCGGCATAGTTGTTTTTCACAAAGAGTTAAAGATGTTTATTTCCTATCTGGaagctaattttttattttaaaaaaaaaaagaagctccAGGCAAAAACGTGGCTGCTCAGCTATAATATgctaaaaattaatgaattgttTTCCATCATGTCTATCTTGGGATTTTGTGCTGAAGCATTAGCAGAGAACTATGGAATTTGTGAAGCTTTTTCTTGTAATATAACAAAGTATGCTTTTAATTACATGTGCTGGGGCTTTGAACTCCAACCAGGAAGGCCAATCGGGGAGGTTTCGGCCTGGGGGTCTTTAGTTTATCAAGTTAGAACTTTGAATGTATGTTGGGGCTTTGAACTCCCCCACAACCAGGGAGGCCAGTCAGGGAGATTTCGGTTGTGATAATTGCTGGTTTCCAATTCCATGGTGGGCCAATCTTGGTTACAGAGTATATGGAGGAAGTTCTGACAAATTCAAAAGCTGGGTTCTATATCAATAGTGATGTATTTGGAGCAGAAGATGATTTTATAACCTCACCTCACCTCAAGTAAAGCCAGATGTTTCGAGAGGTAATGTGATTTCTCTTGGTCTGTCTTACTATTGTCTCCTTGTAATCATTAGAATTCATTAAAGGGGTCACTGCTGGAAAACAATTGATTCTTTGTGTGACTGATGCAAATTCAGATGGTTAGTGTTCTAGCCATGTGTTTATGGGAGCAAATGCTAATCAGAGTGAACCTTGTTGAGCTGGGTATCCAGGGCAAGGAACTCGCATACTTGGACCTTTAAACGAATAGTAGAGtgtaaaatcaattaaacaaataattatatttaatagtaaAGAGAAATGACAAAGCATAGAGGAGACATCGAGTATGTATAGACAAATCATATAACTtgaaaattagattgaatttaaaccaaatcaaatttgagtttagataaTTAGAGTtcagttcaatttaaaaaagtcaatctctaatttaagtttaagctTGATGAATtctttttaaaccaaactcaaacctAAGTtataaatcaagttaaaatgaTTTCATATCGATACATATTGATTTAAGCGACATAACTTTAGTTATTTCGAATTAAACTCATTTAAGTTTATAAGTTTAATGAGTTGAACAccttcaaactcaaacttgataaTGCCATAACCCTCATGCTTGAGTTTGTCTATGATTAATTTATTTCGAATTTGATTGAGTTGAACTaataatcaaactcaagtttattcAATATGAATccaattgaaaatattaattaaatagtttatgaaCTACTAAAGTGTTAATAtgctttttaaattataatttctaaaagtaaaattgtaacAATTATTTTACGATAAAGCAAACAATATCTTGTAAGTGACATATACACCCTTAAATTAGGAGAaatccttttaaaatttaaaattcagaaGAGTGAATATAATTCTAAATGTTGCGACTTGAGAGGGCATTAATGGAATCTAAAACTTTCATATGGGGGTTATTTGCACTATTTTAAACCCATGGagattttacaatatttaaataatattgagGGACTTCATAAGTAATTCTTTTAAACTTggcgactatttcccacccaaggcataCTTTTTCTGCACATTTCCacccattaattttgaaaaacccatttacTTATCTatgggctgttaaaaaaaatggattcaagggtaaaatcgtcattttatttataatattaaaaataaattaaaatttaatcctcttttcccccctaaaccctaaaaactaactatttctcattagaccaagttttgaaaaatagcattcccccttagggtttagtttttaatcccCAACGTCAAATCTGACGTCAGATCTGGGCTGATCGAaattccagaggagagaagagaggccatcggagcatggtggtgcatTGGGAAGGCTTCGTTATCGACGATGACACCGAATTTGATAttgggattgaaaactaaaccttaaaggggagaatgctatttttcaaaacttggcctaggaggaaatggttagtttttagggttagGGGGAAAAGAGAATTTTAAGGGAAATTTAACTGCATGGATATGGGTGGGTCAAAGTTTGGCCTTTAAACTTCTCTATAAATACGCAAATAGTATTTGGCCTTTAAACTTCTCTATAAATCCGCACCGCATCTTCTGTTGTTCATAGCGTgagttttcttcttcatcactaCCAGAAAAAAATGGGATCTTTTCTATCAAGCTTGTTTGGAGAAGGATCAGATGGTAAGAATGCATCAACATCATCAGAAACTCCTGCTATTATCGCTTTTCATTCTTCAGAAAGGTGGCAGCTCCACTTCAATGGCTGTAAAGATTCTACCCAACTGGTACTATTAAcgcaaaatttaatatttctctAAGATTCTTTTTCATGCATATTTACATCTGGGTATTGAAGatctgatttttttaatgtttttttggTTAAACTCAAAAGCTGGTTATAGATTTTGCTGCAAGTTGGTGCGGCCCCTGCAAATTTATGGAGCCAGCAGTACAGGAGATGGCTAATAAATTTTCTGATGTTCAGTTTGCCAAAATTGATGTAGACGAACTATCTGTATGTTCTtctatcttaaatttttaaaattaagttgacATTTTGTGAGGAATTATGGTGAAGATTGAGTTGGACTGACTGATTTTATTCTGTTTCCTTTGGGATTTGTGGGTTGTGATTTGGTAGGATGTGGCACAGGAATTTAATGTGCAGGCAATGCCTACATTTGTGTTGATGAAGCAAGGGAAGGAACTGGATAGGGTGGTTGGGGCCAGGAAGGATGAGCTTGAGAAGAAGATTGTGAAGTACAGAGGACGAACTTGAGAAGAAGAATGTGAAATACAGAGCTCTATAAAAGGGTTTTCTGCATGCGTGTTATTCACTTTGTATTTCTAATTCGAAAGAATAATTGATAATGTAACTATATTGTTGCTTCTGGGTTTGAGTTAATTCAGAAGATTGTGAAATACATATAATGATATGGGTTTGAGTGAATTTTATATTGCTGGCTATATTGTTTTCTCTGAGTAGTGTAgctatttattttgttttccaaaTTCTGCATTCCAAGTATCAGCAACATTGATTAGAAACTTAATTCGAAAGTCATATTTGTACTCTATGTGTCTTCCTAGTATACTAGCATGTTAGATATTAATCATTTTGAAAACACAGTTCATCAcggttttgtttttgggttttgcaaaTCAAAACACATCTTGACAATTTAGGAGGATGCTCTCATACATACCCAACATTTCTcttgttttgttgatataagATTTGCGTCGAGGTACAAAGAACACCTCCAATGAATAATAAGACAAGATTGGTTAAAAAGTTTGTAAACTTTTAAATTGTCAAGTTATTTTTTGAGCAAAAGCTTGATGAACTGAATGTTTCGAGGAGACAATAACTTGATAGTTGGATCAGGATGTTAACACTGTGAACATTGTTGGATGTCCATTATCTTGTGTAGATCCTAATGCAATGGAAACTTGATGAGTTTGATTCGTCTACATGGACATTGCTTGTACTTAGTTCTTGTTGTGCGTTCACCATACGCAGCCAAATAGTCTTGGATGTGAACATGTCCGTTGTTCTCCATGATTCTAAGAAATCTGCTTTTTGGCAAGTGtcatttgtttggttttttatatCAGGTTTATATCAGGTTGTTACACTGTGAACATTGATGGATGCCCATTATCTTTTGTTGATCTTACTGCAATGGAAACTTGATAAGTTGATTCCTCTACATGGACATTGCTTGTACTCAGTTCCTATTGTGCGTTCACCAGACGCAGCCAAATAGTCTTGGATGTGAACATGTCTATTGTTCTCCATGATTCTAAGAAATCTGCTTTTTGGCAAGTGtcatttgtttggttttttatcTCAGGTTTATATCAGGATGTTACACTGTGAACATTGTTGGATGCCCATTATCTTTTGTAGATCCTACTGCAATGGAAACTTGATGAGTCGATTCATCTACACGGACATTGCTTGTACTCAATTCCTATTGTGCGTTCACCATACGCAGCCAAATAGTCTCGGATGTGAACATGTCTATTGTTCTCCATGATTCTAAGAAATCTGCTTTTTGGCAAGTGtcatttgtttggttttttatcTCAGGTTTATATCATCCATGAGCATCTGATACACCTCCCggatttataacaaaataagaacagttgattatttgatttcattttctggATATTCTTAAGCAGAAAACATCCTTACTGGCTTACTGGTAAGATATATTGTCTGTTAAGAGTATGTGTTTAAAGCTTTACAGAATGAAAGCACTTGATTTGTATACAGGGAATATTTCAACAGATAAATGCAAATACAACTTCATGTATTGGGTTGAAATCCggttgttttattttgttcaagATAATTGATAAAACTAATTTGTAGGGTTCAATTTGATTGAGCtgattgagtttgaattcaaagaACTGACGTTGAGCCAAGGAATGTGTTCATTTCATAAAACGAGCCTATGTTCCAgtttgtttgaatatttgagttcaaaccggtttgaattaaatttaaaattaaattgttttcaaactGAGTTTGAGACTTAACCTATCTATCTTAAGTTAAATCCTTTAGATTTGAGTCAATTTTGAGTTAAAGTTTGTTCAAACTTTGGCACAAATTAAATCTAGCTTTGAATTGTTTT includes:
- the LOC123224774 gene encoding thioredoxin H2 — its product is MGSFLSSLFGEGSDGKNASTSSETPAIIAFHSSERWQLHFNGCKDSTQLLVIDFAASWCGPCKFMEPAVQEMANKFSDVQFAKIDVDELSDVAQEFNVQAMPTFVLMKQGKELDRVVGARKDELEKKIVKYRGRT
- the LOC123224771 gene encoding serine/threonine-protein kinase PBL34-like isoform X3, whose amino-acid sequence is MGLSQTVKVKNWEVHSSSNNNKLRKVKKKIKDGAEKEDEVGCWIRFRILESCMPSRSEVDSSMSGTSVNYAANKSPNEKRRNLPVVPVSSTTTSNAESTSSTPKFSEELKIASQLRKFTFNNLRLATRNFRPESLLGEGGFGCVFKGWVEENGTAPVKPGTGLTVAVKTLNHDGLQGHKEWLAEVNFLGNLLNPNLVKLVGYCIEDDQRLLVYEFMPRGSLENHLFRRSLPLPWSIRMKIALGAAKGLAFLHEEAEKPVIYRDFKTSNILLDADYNAKLSDFGLAKDAPEEGKTHVSTRVMGTYGYAAPEYVMTGHLTSKSDVYSFGVVLLEMLTGRRSMDKNRPNGEHNLVEWARPHFGDKRRFYQLLDPRLEGHFSIKGSQKAAQLAAQCLSRDPKSRPRMSEVVEALKPLPNLKDMASSSSYLQSLPADHNRSIRNSNNGIRTQVGFITRNGQPPMRSLSNPNGLASPYHHSHPSPKPNGKK
- the LOC123224771 gene encoding serine/threonine-protein kinase PBL34-like isoform X2, which translates into the protein MGLSQTVKVKNWEVHSSSNNNKLRKVKKKIKDGAEKEDEVGCWIRFRILESCMPSRSEVDSSMSGTSVNYANKSPNEKRRNLPVVPVSSTTTSNAESTSSTPKFSEELKIASQLRKFTFNNLRLATRNFRPESLLGEGGFGCVFKGWVEENGTAPVKPGTGLTVAVKTLNHDGLQGHKEWLAEVNFLGNLLNPNLVKLVGYCIEDDQRLLVYEFMPRGSLENHLFRKGSLPLPWSIRMKIALGAAKGLAFLHEEAEKPVIYRDFKTSNILLDADYNAKLSDFGLAKDAPEEGKTHVSTRVMGTYGYAAPEYVMTGHLTSKSDVYSFGVVLLEMLTGRRSMDKNRPNGEHNLVEWARPHFGDKRRFYQLLDPRLEGHFSIKGSQKAAQLAAQCLSRDPKSRPRMSEVVEALKPLPNLKDMASSSSYLQSLPADHNRSIRNSNNGIRTQVGFITRNGQPPMRSLSNPNGLASPYHHSHPSPKPNGKK
- the LOC123224771 gene encoding serine/threonine-protein kinase PBL34-like isoform X1, producing the protein MGLSQTVKVKNWEVHSSSNNNKLRKVKKKIKDGAEKEDEVGCWIRFRILESCMPSRSEVDSSMSGTSVNYAANKSPNEKRRNLPVVPVSSTTTSNAESTSSTPKFSEELKIASQLRKFTFNNLRLATRNFRPESLLGEGGFGCVFKGWVEENGTAPVKPGTGLTVAVKTLNHDGLQGHKEWLAEVNFLGNLLNPNLVKLVGYCIEDDQRLLVYEFMPRGSLENHLFRKGSLPLPWSIRMKIALGAAKGLAFLHEEAEKPVIYRDFKTSNILLDADYNAKLSDFGLAKDAPEEGKTHVSTRVMGTYGYAAPEYVMTGHLTSKSDVYSFGVVLLEMLTGRRSMDKNRPNGEHNLVEWARPHFGDKRRFYQLLDPRLEGHFSIKGSQKAAQLAAQCLSRDPKSRPRMSEVVEALKPLPNLKDMASSSSYLQSLPADHNRSIRNSNNGIRTQVGFITRNGQPPMRSLSNPNGLASPYHHSHPSPKPNGKK
- the LOC123224771 gene encoding serine/threonine-protein kinase PBL34-like isoform X4, with amino-acid sequence MGLSQTVKVKNWEVHSSSNNNKLRKVKKKIKDGAEKEDEVGCWIRFRILESCMPSRSEVDSSMSGTSVNYANKSPNEKRRNLPVVPVSSTTTSNAESTSSTPKFSEELKIASQLRKFTFNNLRLATRNFRPESLLGEGGFGCVFKGWVEENGTAPVKPGTGLTVAVKTLNHDGLQGHKEWLAEVNFLGNLLNPNLVKLVGYCIEDDQRLLVYEFMPRGSLENHLFRRSLPLPWSIRMKIALGAAKGLAFLHEEAEKPVIYRDFKTSNILLDADYNAKLSDFGLAKDAPEEGKTHVSTRVMGTYGYAAPEYVMTGHLTSKSDVYSFGVVLLEMLTGRRSMDKNRPNGEHNLVEWARPHFGDKRRFYQLLDPRLEGHFSIKGSQKAAQLAAQCLSRDPKSRPRMSEVVEALKPLPNLKDMASSSSYLQSLPADHNRSIRNSNNGIRTQVGFITRNGQPPMRSLSNPNGLASPYHHSHPSPKPNGKK